A single region of the Sciurus carolinensis chromosome 14, mSciCar1.2, whole genome shotgun sequence genome encodes:
- the Ifne gene encoding interferon epsilon — protein sequence MIRKQFPSIALVLLVFSVELKLILLQQRIKEESLQLLNNLQTSSVQQCLPYRKNFRLPQKSVNFHQYPKGHALAILHEMLQQIFNLFKENISLGGGEEIHIQKFLIDLHQQLEYLETLLGLEAEQKSGALGSKNLRLRVKAYFRRIHHYLESQQHSSCACTIVQVEISRCLVFVFRLTGSLIRQGIDP from the coding sequence ATGATTCGCAAGCAGTTCCCTAGCATTGCGTTGGTGCTGCTGGTTTTCTCTGTAGAGCTGAAACTGATTCTCCTCCaacaaagaataaaggaagagagTTTACAACTGCTGAATAATTTGCAAACCTCATCAGTCCAGCAGTGTCTGCCATACAGGAAAAATTTCCGGCTTCCTCAGAAATCTGTGAATTTTCACCAGTACCCAAAAGGGCATGCGCTGGCCATTCTCCATGAGATGCTTCAGCAGATCTTCAACCTCTTCAAGGAAAATATTTCTCTGGGCGGTGGTGAGGAAATCCACATTCAGAAATTCCTCATTGACCTTCATCAACAACTAGAATACCTGGAAACACTCTTGGGACTGGAAGCAGAGCAGAAAAGTGGTGCACTAGGGAGTAAGAACCTTAGGTTGCGGGTTAAAGCATACTTTCGAAGGATCCACCATTACCTGGAAAGCCAGCAACACAGCAGTTGTGCCTGCACCATTGTTCAGGTAGAAATCAGCCGGTGTCTAGTCTTTGTATTCAGACTCACAGGAAGTCTTATCAGACAAGGAATAGACCCTTGA